From a single Nicotiana tomentosiformis chromosome 2, ASM39032v3, whole genome shotgun sequence genomic region:
- the LOC104104809 gene encoding probable GPI-anchored adhesin-like protein PGA55, with the protein MKEAFPSRGEREVASALLLLSSITPSPLPKSNNAAEISHKVALSNSTSASNSKSKSSDSSIVTAVDGSFTEDKSQSRRTKMIATFREIIMKLKVVRQRRSKSFCISNCRKISSSKSEVSTSLTKFCRSTKVSASDSDASKITASSSSCVSIDSVSYGISTSRDRMGRGKRDRLLANEFKPNIAPAYIRRRAEAILRVLSHESASEVRIRQLIGNSPDTSKALRMLLKQGKVKRSGEGGRSDPYIYVAISPRNFSGLVMVTKPSPLVCNLLSFSFTFAADNKQSRQL; encoded by the exons ATGAAAGAAGCATTTCCCAGTAGAGGTGAACGTGAAGTTGCTTCTGCTCTTCTCCTTCTCTCATCCATAACTCCATCTCCTCTTCCAAA AAGCAATAACGCAGCTGAGATTTCGCACAAGGTAGCGCTGAGTAATTCAACTTCGGCTTCGAATTCGAAAAGCAAATCCTCGGATTCGTCGATTGTGACCGCTGTTGATGGCTCGTTCACGGAGGATAAATCACAATCTCGTCGTACGAAGATGATTGCCACATTTCGTGAGATTATAATGAAGCTTAAG GTGGTGAGACAGCGACGATCGAAGAGCTTCTGTATTTCCAATTGCCGGAAAATTAGCTCAAGCAAGTCAGAAGTGTCCACTTCTCTGACAAAGTTCTGCAGGTCCACTAAGGTTTCGGCCTCAGATTCTGATGCGAGTAAAATAACAGCTTCATCTTCGTCGTGTGTGTCCATTGACTCTGTCTCCTACGGCATCTCCACTTCGCGGGATAGAATGGGTCGGGGGAAGAGAGACAGATTGTTGGCTAACGAGTTCAAGCCGAATATTGCACCGGCTTACATACGCCGCCGAGCTGAAGCCATCCTCAGGGTCTTGTCTCACGAATCCGCTTCTGAAGTTAGGATTCGCCAGCTGATCGGCAATAGCCCTGATACTAGCAAAGCCTTAAGAAT GTTGCTGAAGCAAGGAAAGGTGAAGAGGTCAGGGGAAGGAGGTCGCTCAGATCCCTATATTTACGTTGCTATTTCACCAA GGAATTTCAGCGGACTTGTTATGGTGACAAAACCCTCTCCACTTGTTTGCAACCTTTTGAGTTTTTCTTTCACTTTTGCTGCAGATAACAAGCAAAGTAGACAGCTCTGA
- the LOC104104807 gene encoding cycloartenol-C-24-methyltransferase-like, translated as MSKTGTFDLASGVGGKIEKKEVLSAFEKYKKYHACDGEAEEERKANYIDMVNKYYDLATSFYEYGWGESFHFAPRWKGESLRESIRRHEHFLALQLGLKQGQKVLDVGCGIGGPLREIARFSGTYVTGINNNEYQVTRGKELNLIAGVDNTCNYVTADFMSMPFADDSFDGIFAIEATCHAPDVFDCYKEIFRVLKPGQCFANYEWCITDFFDPNNANHQRIKREVELGNGLPDIRSMGQCIKALKQAGFEIIWDKDIAIDSPLPWYLPLDKSHFSLSNVRVTVFGRFFTRNMVKILERVGLAPEGSQKVQAILEQAADALVEGGKEGIFTPMYFFLARKPSAN; from the exons ATGTCAAAAACTGGAACATTTGATCTGGCTTCTGGGGTTGGTGGCAAAATTGAGAAGAAAGAAGTACTTTCAGCTTTTGAAAA GTACAAAAAATATCATGCCTGTGATGGAGAAGCTGAGGAAGAGAGGAAAGCCAACTACATTGATATG GTTAACAAATATTATGATTTAGCAACAAGCTTTTATGAGTATGGTTGGGGTGAATCTTTCCATTTTGCTCCTAG ATGGAAAGGGGAATCACTTCGAGAAAGTATCAGACGACACGAACACTTTCTTGCTCTGCAATTAGGGCTAAAGCAAGGACAAAAG GTTTTGGATGTTGGATGTGGAATTGGTGGCCCTTTAAGAGAAATTGCCAGATTTAG TGGTACATATGTTACTGgaatcaacaacaatgaataTCAAGTAACACGAGGAAAA GAACTGAACCTTATTGCAGGAGTTGACAACACCTGCAATTATGTGACG GCCGACTTCATGAGTATGCCATTTGCTGACGACAGTTTTGATGGAATTTTTGCCATAGAAGCTACATGTCATGCCCCAGATGTG TTTGATTGCTACAAGGAAATATTCAGAGTGTTGAAGCCTGGCCAGTGCTTTGCTAATTATGAATGGTGTATCACTGATTTCTTTGATCCTAATAATGCAAATCACCAGAGGATCAAG CGTGAGGTGGAGCTTGGTAATGGACTTCCTGACATCAGATCGATGGGACAGTGCATTAAAGCTCTGAAACAAGCAGGTTTTGAG ATTATTTGGGACAAGGATATTGCTATCGACTCTCCTCTCCCTTGGTATTTGCCTCTGGACAAAAGTCATTTCTCCTTAAGCAATGTACGCGTGACAGTTTTTGGACGCTTTTTCACCAGAAATATG GTCAAGATATTAGAGCGAGTCGGCCTTGCCCCTGAAGGAAGCCAAAAGGTTCAAGCCATCCTGGAGCAAGCTGCAGATGCACTTGTTGAAGGTGGAAA GGAAGGCATTTTCACTCCAATGTATTTCTTCTTGGCGAGGAAGCCTTCTGCCAACTGA